Proteins co-encoded in one Capnocytophaga ochracea DSM 7271 genomic window:
- a CDS encoding M48 family metallopeptidase, translated as MKNFILIAMSIGLFSMGQAQKINLGKAASAVTKGAQALSFTNEDAKRLSKESVDWMDAHNPVAGKNSPYTKRLNRVFGKHQNEDGLKLNYKVYLVTDINAFACADGSVRVFSSLMDLMTDDELLAVIGHEIGHVKNEDTKDAIKSAYMRAAAQDAASSASGVVRKLSDTELGEMANAILDAKHSKKQESQADEYSYNFMKKHGYNVVAVYTAFKKLALLSGGATQSKFQKMMSSHPDSEKRAEAAKKRAIKDGLWKDPGEVTLPKTPIK; from the coding sequence ATGAAAAATTTTATCTTAATTGCAATGTCTATAGGGCTATTTTCTATGGGACAAGCTCAAAAAATCAATTTAGGGAAAGCCGCAAGTGCTGTTACAAAAGGAGCACAAGCTTTATCATTTACTAATGAAGATGCTAAAAGGCTTTCAAAGGAATCAGTGGACTGGATGGATGCTCATAATCCGGTAGCAGGCAAAAACAGTCCGTATACTAAACGCTTGAATCGTGTGTTTGGGAAACACCAAAATGAGGACGGTTTGAAGCTCAATTACAAAGTGTATCTGGTAACCGATATCAATGCGTTTGCTTGTGCTGATGGGAGTGTGCGTGTGTTTTCATCGTTGATGGATTTGATGACTGATGATGAATTATTGGCAGTTATCGGTCACGAAATAGGTCACGTGAAGAATGAGGACACTAAAGATGCTATCAAATCTGCTTATATGCGTGCTGCTGCACAAGATGCTGCAAGCTCGGCTTCGGGGGTTGTAAGAAAACTAAGCGACACTGAATTGGGTGAGATGGCTAATGCTATCCTTGATGCTAAACACAGCAAAAAACAAGAATCACAAGCCGATGAATATTCTTACAATTTTATGAAGAAACACGGTTATAATGTGGTGGCTGTTTATACAGCATTTAAGAAATTGGCTTTGCTTTCAGGTGGAGCAACCCAAAGTAAATTCCAAAAGATGATGAGTTCACACCCTGATAGCGAGAAACGTGCTGAAGCGGCTAAAAAAAGAGCTATCAAAGATGGGCTTTGGAAAGACCCAGGAGAAGTTACCTTGCCTAAAACGCCTATCAAATAA
- a CDS encoding ATP-dependent Clp protease ATP-binding subunit, whose product MNDNFSPRVKRIFTYSKEEAIRLGQSTVGTEHFVLAILQEGEGSAIDLMHSLNIDMERLRQNIHTLTSARGLNPPNFNAVHFTVQAERAMQATYLEAKRSQNDMINTAHLLLSILRNENDPTTKVFNKLGVNYEVARDKFQPIRDDNYQVSSPTDEVDEYDRDYSLPHENKSGYKGQQPNQGGQYGQRKLTVLDNFGRDLTALAEQGSLDPVVGREKEIERVSQILSRRKKNNPILIGEPGVGKSAIAEGLALRIIQKKVARVLYNKRVVTLDLASLVAGTKYRGQFEERLKAIMSELEKNKDIILFIDEIHTLVGAGGASGSLDASNMFKPALARGEIQCIGATTLDEYRQSIEKDGALERRFQKVIIEPTSVDETIQILRNIKGKYEEHHNVTYTDEAIEACVKLTNRYLTDRYLPDKALDALDEAGARIHIMQVKVPQYIVELEERLEQATQAKNRAVSRQQFEEAARLRDNEKIIENSLVEMNKKWDEESKQHRDVVTADHIADVVSMMSGVPVNRIAQTEMSKLSGLSEIMKSKIIGQDEAVEKVVKSIKRNRTGLKDPNKPIGSFIFLGQTGVGKTQLAKVLAKELFDSEETMVRIDMSEYMEKFSVSRLIGAPPGYVGYEEGGQLTEKIRRKPYSVVLLDEIEKAHPDVFNMLLQVLDDGFLTDSLGRKIDFRNTIIIMTSNIGARQVKDFGQGVGFGTSARIAQSEANEKSIVENALKKVFAPEFLNRIDDVITFNPLSKEDIFKIIDIELSKLYSRINDLGYGVQLSQKAKEFIADKGYDKQYGARPLKRAIQKYVEDILAEEIVSNQVHEGDSIHFDLDEKGENLIITQKELI is encoded by the coding sequence ATGAACGATAACTTTTCACCAAGAGTTAAAAGGATATTCACATATAGCAAAGAAGAAGCCATTCGCTTAGGGCAATCTACGGTAGGCACTGAGCACTTTGTGTTAGCCATATTGCAAGAAGGTGAAGGTAGTGCAATCGATTTAATGCACAGTTTAAATATCGATATGGAAAGACTGCGCCAAAACATCCACACGCTCACTTCTGCACGTGGTCTCAACCCTCCTAACTTCAATGCCGTTCATTTCACCGTACAAGCCGAAAGAGCAATGCAGGCTACTTACTTAGAAGCAAAACGCTCCCAGAATGATATGATTAATACAGCTCATCTATTACTAAGCATTTTGCGTAACGAAAACGACCCTACTACTAAAGTTTTCAACAAGCTAGGCGTAAATTATGAAGTAGCAAGAGATAAATTCCAACCCATACGCGACGATAATTATCAAGTCTCATCACCCACCGATGAAGTTGATGAATACGACCGAGACTATAGTTTACCTCACGAAAACAAATCGGGTTACAAAGGTCAGCAACCCAATCAAGGGGGGCAATATGGGCAAAGAAAACTTACTGTGTTAGATAACTTTGGTAGAGATTTAACTGCTTTAGCCGAACAAGGTAGTTTAGACCCCGTAGTAGGTCGCGAGAAGGAAATAGAACGCGTATCCCAAATATTGAGTCGCCGTAAGAAGAATAACCCAATACTCATCGGTGAACCTGGTGTTGGTAAAAGTGCCATCGCCGAAGGATTAGCTTTGCGCATTATTCAGAAAAAAGTGGCACGAGTATTGTATAACAAACGTGTCGTAACACTCGATTTAGCTTCCTTAGTGGCTGGAACTAAATATCGCGGACAGTTTGAAGAACGCCTTAAAGCCATAATGAGTGAACTCGAAAAGAATAAAGATATCATTCTTTTTATTGATGAAATTCACACCTTAGTGGGAGCTGGTGGTGCCTCAGGTAGCTTAGATGCCTCTAATATGTTTAAACCTGCCTTAGCACGTGGTGAAATACAATGTATTGGAGCTACTACCTTAGATGAATATCGCCAATCTATTGAAAAAGATGGCGCCTTAGAACGCCGTTTCCAAAAAGTAATCATCGAACCAACAAGTGTAGATGAAACCATACAAATCCTTCGCAATATAAAAGGAAAATACGAAGAACATCACAACGTAACCTATACCGATGAGGCTATCGAGGCTTGTGTAAAGCTCACCAATCGTTATCTTACCGACCGTTATTTGCCCGATAAAGCTCTTGATGCCTTAGACGAAGCTGGTGCAAGAATACATATTATGCAAGTAAAAGTTCCACAATATATCGTGGAATTGGAAGAACGTTTAGAACAAGCTACTCAAGCCAAAAACAGAGCTGTTTCACGTCAGCAGTTTGAAGAAGCTGCCCGTTTGCGCGATAACGAGAAAATTATCGAAAATTCATTAGTCGAAATGAATAAGAAATGGGACGAAGAATCTAAACAACACCGTGATGTAGTAACCGCCGACCATATTGCCGATGTAGTCTCAATGATGAGCGGCGTACCTGTAAACAGAATTGCTCAAACTGAAATGAGCAAACTCTCAGGGTTATCCGAGATAATGAAATCTAAAATCATTGGTCAAGATGAAGCGGTAGAAAAGGTAGTGAAATCTATCAAACGCAATCGCACAGGCTTAAAAGACCCGAATAAACCTATAGGCTCTTTCATCTTTTTAGGACAAACAGGAGTTGGGAAAACACAACTCGCTAAAGTGCTTGCCAAAGAACTTTTCGATTCAGAAGAAACAATGGTACGCATTGATATGAGTGAGTATATGGAGAAGTTTTCAGTTTCTCGTCTCATAGGAGCTCCTCCAGGGTATGTAGGTTATGAAGAAGGCGGTCAGCTCACCGAGAAAATACGTCGCAAACCTTATTCTGTGGTGCTTTTAGATGAGATAGAAAAAGCACACCCTGATGTTTTCAATATGCTTTTACAAGTGCTTGACGATGGTTTTTTAACTGATAGTTTAGGACGAAAGATTGATTTTAGAAATACTATCATCATTATGACCTCTAATATAGGAGCTCGTCAAGTAAAAGATTTTGGGCAAGGTGTTGGTTTTGGCACTTCAGCAAGAATAGCCCAATCCGAAGCTAATGAGAAATCTATTGTCGAAAATGCTTTGAAAAAGGTATTTGCTCCTGAGTTTCTAAACCGTATTGACGATGTGATTACTTTCAATCCTCTTAGTAAAGAAGATATCTTTAAAATTATCGATATTGAGCTTTCTAAACTATACTCACGTATCAACGATTTAGGCTATGGAGTACAACTCAGCCAAAAAGCAAAAGAATTCATTGCAGATAAAGGCTATGACAAACAATATGGTGCTCGACCTTTGAAACGCGCTATTCAGAAATATGTAGAAGACATATTAGCCGAAGAAATAGTATCTAACCAAGTGCACGAAGGCGATAGCATTCACTTTGATTTAGATGAGAAAGGAGAAAACCTCATAATAACGCAAAAAGAACTTATTTAA
- a CDS encoding C40 family peptidase, with protein MYVLRILGLFTLLLSLSSFSEAVKNTEKSVVVNTATTKAVENKSKPKKKTFSPPKKGRKATTRVATTTKKRHKLPPKRSVAHHSAKKSVKKAPVKRALAITDKKKKPVKADIAVAKSKRYAPKKHTGNKALKQYAENTLADTELEDDLEDEELFEEPESYETTDIALTALSKSKADTKQQKVLLDTAFSYLGTPYRHGGVTRNGMDCSGFVSTTFKSISVPLSRSSQEMATQGTKIDLEDVKVGDLLFFRTTRKSRISHVGMVVDIDGDIKFIHSSSKRGVVISSLSDEYYKKTFRMAKRVM; from the coding sequence ATGTACGTATTAAGAATTTTAGGTTTATTTACACTACTACTCAGCTTATCTTCCTTTTCAGAGGCAGTAAAGAATACCGAAAAGAGTGTAGTTGTAAATACAGCTACCACAAAGGCTGTGGAAAATAAGAGTAAGCCTAAAAAGAAAACATTTTCTCCTCCTAAGAAAGGGAGAAAAGCTACTACTAGAGTGGCTACAACAACTAAAAAACGTCATAAGTTACCTCCTAAACGCAGTGTAGCTCATCATTCTGCCAAAAAGTCTGTAAAAAAAGCTCCTGTTAAGAGAGCTTTAGCTATAACTGATAAAAAGAAAAAGCCTGTAAAAGCAGATATAGCTGTTGCTAAGAGTAAGAGATATGCTCCTAAAAAACACACCGGTAATAAAGCCCTAAAACAATACGCTGAGAATACTCTCGCAGACACTGAATTGGAAGACGACTTAGAAGACGAAGAACTATTTGAGGAACCTGAAAGCTATGAAACTACCGATATAGCGCTTACTGCACTCTCTAAAAGTAAAGCAGATACCAAACAACAGAAAGTATTATTAGATACAGCTTTCTCATATTTAGGAACTCCTTACAGACACGGAGGTGTTACCCGTAATGGTATGGATTGTTCTGGTTTTGTAAGTACTACTTTCAAATCTATTTCAGTACCATTATCTCGCTCCTCACAAGAAATGGCTACACAAGGAACTAAAATTGACTTGGAAGATGTAAAAGTAGGCGATTTACTTTTCTTCAGAACAACTAGGAAAAGCAGAATATCACACGTAGGTATGGTAGTAGATATAGATGGAGATATTAAATTCATACACTCTTCCTCTAAAAGAGGAGTTGTGATTTCTTCATTAAGTGATGAATATTACAAGAAAACATTTCGTATGGCAAAACGTGTAATGTGA
- a CDS encoding ComEC/Rec2 family competence protein: MRFVNTPILTILLGLIGGIAITDVIAPSFLFAISSCICLLLTLAIHQFLATKRYALRHGIVIHVGLTSVAVGILITILHTPTYNPKHYTQKLNANEYYTLEADIIEQTSQTDYGTTFKAELLTANHTSIEGKILCFFPSKTITDDVKTLAPTDRLVFVGKYTPISPPKNPYQFNYKRYMERKGVYGRTEVVAFSVVKNNTTGFMGSIARTHSHLAIVIDKHFNQESSALLKTLLLGKRTDLDNEVYQHYVDAGAVHILAISGLHVGIITAILLLLLQKMPNLGFYRPLRYFILLAGLWAFAFIAGTSPSVLRATVMFSFVGLSTLIRRKQGRFDALMLSMLFLLLINPYYLYDVGFQLSYAAVFSIMKFYPVMRKWWQPENKYLQWIWSLFLVGLSAQIVVLPISLYYFHQFPILFFVSNLVVVPLLQPILIGGIISLCLGSLGILPYAIVFILEKLIALMNFLVAFIAHQEMFIIRNIPFTTPLLLSSLLMVFILIIFVHFRKYKVLVALLLSVILFQGVLFYHKYKLETTEEMLVFSKYKQKVITIRQGDKLSIYQTDTISPDPVVMNYIKNKGISNIELKKIPYILHFKQKNYLLMDSLGVYPKSKQVVIDSVIFLQKPKINLDRMKQDLSLR; encoded by the coding sequence GTGAGATTTGTAAATACTCCCATATTAACTATCTTATTAGGACTCATAGGAGGGATTGCTATTACTGATGTAATAGCTCCCTCTTTTTTATTTGCAATAAGTAGTTGTATATGCTTACTGCTCACTTTGGCAATACATCAGTTTTTAGCTACCAAACGATATGCTCTTCGTCACGGAATTGTAATACACGTAGGCCTCACTTCTGTAGCAGTGGGTATACTGATAACTATCCTTCATACCCCCACCTATAACCCTAAGCATTACACACAAAAACTAAATGCCAATGAATATTACACTTTAGAAGCTGACATAATAGAGCAAACTTCACAAACAGATTACGGTACTACCTTTAAAGCCGAGCTCTTAACGGCTAACCATACAAGTATAGAAGGAAAAATTCTGTGCTTTTTTCCTTCTAAAACAATTACCGATGATGTGAAAACATTAGCTCCAACAGATAGATTGGTTTTTGTAGGCAAATATACTCCTATATCTCCTCCTAAAAATCCATATCAATTCAACTATAAACGGTATATGGAGCGAAAAGGTGTATATGGGCGAACAGAAGTAGTTGCTTTTTCTGTTGTTAAAAATAATACAACAGGTTTTATGGGGAGTATTGCGAGAACACACTCTCATTTAGCTATTGTAATAGACAAACATTTTAATCAAGAGTCTTCTGCTCTGTTAAAAACACTACTCTTAGGAAAACGCACTGATTTAGATAACGAAGTCTATCAACATTATGTTGATGCGGGAGCGGTGCATATCTTAGCTATTTCGGGATTACACGTAGGGATTATTACTGCTATACTCCTTTTATTACTGCAAAAGATGCCTAATTTAGGTTTTTATCGTCCACTGCGATACTTTATACTATTAGCAGGCTTATGGGCTTTTGCTTTCATAGCAGGCACCTCTCCTTCGGTATTGAGGGCTACTGTAATGTTCAGCTTTGTAGGATTGAGCACTCTTATACGTAGGAAACAAGGCAGGTTTGATGCGTTAATGCTCTCAATGTTATTTCTGTTGCTTATCAATCCTTACTATTTGTATGATGTAGGCTTTCAGCTGAGTTATGCAGCGGTATTTTCTATAATGAAATTCTACCCTGTGATGCGCAAATGGTGGCAACCTGAGAATAAATACTTACAATGGATATGGTCACTTTTTTTGGTAGGATTATCCGCTCAAATAGTAGTTTTACCTATCAGTTTATACTATTTTCACCAATTTCCCATATTGTTTTTCGTTTCTAACTTGGTTGTAGTACCTTTATTACAACCTATACTCATAGGAGGTATTATTTCTTTATGTTTGGGAAGTTTGGGAATTTTACCTTACGCAATAGTCTTTATCTTAGAAAAATTAATCGCTTTGATGAACTTTTTGGTGGCATTTATAGCTCATCAAGAAATGTTTATCATACGCAACATACCTTTTACTACTCCCCTACTTCTTTCTTCCTTATTGATGGTGTTCATACTCATTATTTTTGTACATTTTAGGAAATACAAAGTATTGGTAGCACTTCTCTTATCTGTTATTTTATTTCAAGGGGTACTTTTCTATCACAAATATAAATTAGAAACAACTGAAGAAATGCTAGTTTTCAGCAAATATAAACAGAAAGTAATCACCATTAGACAAGGTGATAAACTAAGTATCTATCAAACAGATACAATTTCTCCTGACCCTGTAGTAATGAACTATATAAAAAATAAAGGTATCAGCAATATCGAGCTTAAGAAGATACCTTATATATTGCATTTCAAACAAAAAAACTACTTGCTAATGGATAGTTTAGGGGTATACCCAAAATCCAAGCAAGTAGTTATTGATAGTGTTATTTTCTTACAAAAACCTAAAATCAATTTGGATAGAATGAAGCAAGATTTATCGCTTAGGTAG
- a CDS encoding CDP-alcohol phosphatidyltransferase family protein, with protein sequence MKKYVPNLITLSNLFCGTVAIVFAVRGTIDWAALFVAIGIFLDFFDGFFARLLHVKSEMGLQLDSLADMVTSGVVPGIAMFQLLNNSTYVLQTEGTFVMLLPYVGFLITLASAYRLANFNIDTRQTSGFIGLPTPANTMFILSLPLILQYQPTELFDSLLHNMWVLLGITLLSAYLLNAEIALFALKFSDYSFKNNALKYIFLALCVILLLSLKIIAIPLIILLYIILSLLPKR encoded by the coding sequence ATGAAGAAGTATGTCCCTAATCTTATCACTTTATCCAATCTCTTTTGCGGAACAGTAGCGATTGTCTTTGCCGTAAGAGGAACGATTGATTGGGCTGCTTTGTTTGTGGCAATAGGCATCTTCCTCGATTTTTTTGATGGTTTCTTTGCTCGTTTGCTACACGTAAAATCCGAAATGGGCTTACAGTTAGATTCCTTAGCTGATATGGTTACTTCTGGAGTAGTTCCTGGTATTGCGATGTTTCAGCTGTTGAATAATAGTACCTATGTATTACAAACTGAAGGGACTTTTGTTATGTTGTTGCCTTATGTTGGTTTTCTTATTACTTTAGCTTCTGCCTATCGTTTGGCGAATTTTAATATAGATACACGGCAGACGTCTGGCTTTATAGGGCTTCCTACCCCAGCTAATACAATGTTTATTCTTTCTTTGCCTCTTATATTACAATATCAGCCTACTGAATTATTCGATAGTTTATTGCATAATATGTGGGTCTTGTTAGGGATTACTTTGTTGAGTGCTTACTTGTTGAATGCTGAAATAGCACTCTTTGCGTTGAAGTTTAGCGATTATTCTTTTAAGAATAATGCGTTGAAATATATATTCTTAGCACTTTGCGTCATTTTACTTCTAAGTTTAAAGATAATCGCTATCCCGCTAATTATTTTATTGTACATTATTCTTTCCTTACTACCTAAGCGATAA
- a CDS encoding FKBP-type peptidyl-prolyl cis-trans isomerase — protein sequence MMNKFIFTISTIGLLFAVSCKKNENSNITPPRDVTEVRNENNQSIETFLKTHTYTFSATTAISETVTFATTSSTTASIFNDSKLKRLELDVYDANNTLVRHTLYYLILQEGTGTTTTIADSVYVNYKGQLLDLSVFDETTTQSTSNWIDLIGNIVTNKPSGTIRGFREGVAQLRASATGLTNNSDGTLNAPTDGGVGVFFIPSGLGYFNNSQAKIPAYSPLIFTVRLIATRRADHDHDGKPSINEIVRNEYGVVTYPDCDANKDTSYLPDYLDADCK from the coding sequence ATGATGAATAAATTTATATTTACTATTAGCACAATAGGTTTACTATTTGCTGTTTCGTGTAAGAAAAATGAAAACTCTAATATAACACCTCCACGTGATGTTACAGAGGTGAGAAATGAGAATAATCAAAGTATTGAAACATTCTTGAAAACGCATACTTACACTTTTTCAGCAACAACTGCTATTTCTGAAACGGTTACCTTTGCAACAACCTCTAGTACTACAGCGTCTATCTTCAATGATAGCAAGCTAAAACGATTGGAATTAGATGTCTATGATGCTAATAATACTCTTGTACGTCATACGCTTTACTATCTTATTTTGCAAGAGGGGACAGGAACTACCACTACTATTGCTGATTCAGTATATGTGAATTATAAAGGACAATTATTAGATTTAAGTGTATTTGATGAAACAACAACACAATCTACTTCTAATTGGATAGATCTTATAGGTAATATTGTTACCAACAAGCCTTCAGGTACTATTAGAGGTTTTAGGGAGGGTGTAGCTCAACTAAGAGCATCGGCTACAGGACTTACAAATAATAGCGATGGTACTCTAAATGCTCCTACTGATGGAGGAGTTGGAGTTTTCTTTATTCCTTCAGGTTTAGGCTATTTCAATAACAGCCAAGCTAAAATACCTGCTTATTCACCTTTAATTTTTACAGTAAGACTTATTGCTACACGTCGTGCCGACCACGATCACGATGGTAAACCTTCTATAAATGAGATTGTGCGTAATGAATATGGCGTGGTAACTTATCCTGATTGTGATGCTAATAAGGATACTTCATACCTTCCAGATTATTTAGATGCTGATTGTAAGTAG
- a CDS encoding RNA-binding S4 domain-containing protein has protein sequence MRIDKYLWCVRYFKTRNIATEACKKGHIKVNGETTKPSREIYKNDQIVVRKNQINYQIEVLDIPESRVGAKLVDLYRQDNTPPEAFEQAEIQKLAQDYYREKGEGRPTKKDRRAIDNLLNDFQEDNEL, from the coding sequence ATGCGAATTGATAAGTACTTATGGTGTGTGCGTTACTTCAAAACACGTAATATAGCTACTGAAGCCTGCAAAAAAGGACACATCAAAGTGAATGGTGAGACTACAAAACCCTCAAGAGAAATTTACAAAAACGACCAAATAGTAGTGCGTAAGAACCAAATCAACTACCAAATAGAGGTCTTAGATATCCCTGAGAGCCGTGTGGGGGCTAAGTTAGTAGACCTTTATCGCCAAGACAACACGCCACCTGAGGCTTTTGAACAAGCCGAAATACAAAAACTTGCGCAAGACTATTATCGCGAGAAAGGTGAAGGTCGCCCTACTAAAAAAGACCGCCGTGCTATTGATAATCTCTTGAATGACTTTCAAGAAGATAATGAATTATAG
- a CDS encoding alpha-ketoacid dehydrogenase subunit alpha/beta — MKKEDVLEDYGIAVLSRECSLMGKKEVLTGKAKFGIFGDGKEVPQVAMARAFQYGDFRSGYYRDQTLMMALGVHTVENFFAGLYAHADIKADPTSAGRQMGGHFATHSLDEEGNWKDLLKQKNSSSDISCTAGQMPRLLGLAQASKVYRELPNAESKGFSNHGNEVAWGTIGNASTSEGHFFETLNAAGVMQVPMVISVWDDEYGISVPKEYHTTKESISEVMKGFQRDANHKGFEIFVAKGWDYPTLYDIYQKAARIARKEHVPVLVHVKELTQPQGHSTSGSHERYKSAERLQWEKDFDCITKMREWILAKGYATEEELQTIEEAAKKRVRDGKKKAWEAYMKPMETERKELLQLLNSIQPKTIFATELSQIPTLSRKVIMNVARKALRQFLKENKEVSNLRTWITNYIATNEPKYSKHLYTEGTHNVMKIAEVAPIYEPDAKLVDARLILRENFDALLTKYPNLLIFGEDVGNIGDVNQGLEGLQKKHGAIKVADTGIRESTIVGQGIGLAMRGLRPIAEIQYLDYILYGLQTLSDDLATLHYRTFGRQLAPLIVRTRGHRLEGIWHAGSPMGVLLHSLRGVCILTPRNMVKAAGFYNTLLEGNQPAVVVECLNGYRLKEPMPTNLTEFKTPIGVVETLREGKDITVVSYGSTLRIVCEVADELASMGIDIEIIDAQSLAPFDVRHDIVKSIQKTNRLLVVDEDMPGATSAYILQKIVEEQNAYQYLDSAPQTLAAGEHRPAYATDGDYFSKPNADSIIEKIYSIMHEANPEKYPTLL, encoded by the coding sequence ATGAAAAAAGAAGATGTTTTAGAAGACTATGGCATCGCTGTTCTCAGTAGAGAATGTAGCTTGATGGGAAAGAAAGAAGTGCTTACTGGTAAAGCAAAATTTGGTATTTTTGGTGATGGGAAAGAAGTCCCCCAAGTAGCAATGGCGAGAGCCTTTCAGTATGGAGACTTTCGGAGTGGTTATTATCGAGACCAAACCCTTATGATGGCTCTTGGGGTACATACAGTTGAAAATTTCTTTGCTGGACTGTATGCTCACGCTGATATAAAAGCAGACCCCACCAGTGCCGGACGCCAAATGGGTGGACACTTTGCTACTCATAGTTTAGATGAAGAGGGAAATTGGAAAGATTTATTAAAACAAAAGAATAGTAGTAGCGATATATCGTGTACTGCAGGGCAGATGCCTCGTTTATTAGGTTTAGCGCAAGCCTCTAAAGTATATCGTGAGTTACCGAATGCTGAAAGTAAAGGCTTCTCAAATCACGGTAATGAAGTAGCTTGGGGTACTATTGGTAATGCAAGCACCAGTGAAGGACACTTTTTTGAAACTCTTAATGCTGCGGGCGTAATGCAAGTGCCAATGGTAATTTCGGTTTGGGACGACGAATATGGCATTTCAGTCCCTAAGGAATACCACACTACCAAAGAAAGTATCTCTGAAGTGATGAAAGGCTTCCAGCGAGATGCCAACCACAAAGGCTTTGAGATATTCGTTGCTAAAGGTTGGGATTATCCCACTTTGTATGATATTTATCAAAAAGCAGCTAGAATTGCTCGTAAAGAGCACGTGCCTGTGTTGGTACACGTAAAAGAACTTACACAACCCCAAGGGCACTCTACCTCAGGCTCTCACGAACGTTATAAAAGTGCTGAACGTTTGCAATGGGAAAAGGATTTCGACTGTATTACCAAAATGCGTGAATGGATATTAGCGAAAGGATATGCTACTGAAGAGGAATTGCAGACAATAGAAGAAGCAGCTAAAAAGCGTGTACGTGATGGCAAGAAAAAAGCTTGGGAAGCGTATATGAAACCTATGGAAACAGAACGCAAGGAACTTTTACAATTACTCAATAGCATACAACCTAAAACTATCTTTGCTACTGAACTATCTCAGATTCCAACTCTTTCTCGTAAGGTAATAATGAATGTAGCACGTAAAGCATTGCGACAGTTCTTAAAAGAGAATAAAGAAGTATCGAACTTACGTACTTGGATAACTAACTATATAGCAACTAATGAACCTAAGTATAGCAAACACTTGTATACTGAAGGAACTCATAATGTTATGAAAATAGCAGAAGTAGCTCCTATATATGAACCAGATGCTAAACTTGTTGATGCAAGACTGATCTTACGTGAGAACTTTGATGCATTACTTACCAAGTATCCTAACCTTTTGATATTTGGCGAAGATGTAGGTAATATAGGCGATGTAAACCAAGGTTTGGAAGGTTTACAAAAGAAACACGGAGCTATAAAAGTAGCTGATACAGGTATTCGTGAATCGACTATCGTAGGACAAGGAATAGGCTTGGCTATGCGTGGTTTACGTCCTATTGCCGAAATTCAGTACTTAGATTATATTCTCTATGGGCTACAGACCCTCAGTGACGATTTAGCAACCTTACATTATCGTACCTTTGGTCGTCAGTTGGCACCGCTCATTGTGCGCACACGTGGGCATCGTTTGGAAGGAATATGGCATGCTGGTTCTCCTATGGGGGTATTGTTGCACTCTCTTCGTGGGGTTTGTATTCTTACTCCTCGTAATATGGTGAAGGCAGCAGGATTCTACAATACACTCTTAGAAGGTAATCAACCTGCGGTAGTGGTGGAATGTCTTAATGGTTACCGTCTGAAAGAACCAATGCCTACGAATCTCACCGAGTTCAAAACGCCTATTGGAGTAGTCGAAACACTTCGTGAAGGAAAAGATATTACAGTCGTATCTTATGGCTCTACTTTGCGCATCGTATGTGAAGTTGCCGATGAGTTAGCCTCTATGGGTATTGATATAGAGATTATAGATGCACAATCCTTAGCACCATTCGATGTGCGTCATGATATAGTGAAGAGTATACAGAAAACCAATCGACTATTAGTAGTAGACGAAGATATGCCTGGAGCTACTTCGGCATATATTTTGCAGAAGATAGTAGAAGAACAAAATGCTTATCAGTATTTGGACAGTGCGCCACAAACCTTAGCAGCAGGAGAACATCGTCCAGCGTATGCTACTGATGGTGATTACTTTTCTAAACCTAATGCCGATAGCATTATTGAGAAGATATACAGTATAATGCACGAAGCTAATCCTGAAAAATATCCAACCTTGCTATAA